The proteins below come from a single Kosakonia sp. SMBL-WEM22 genomic window:
- the glnB gene encoding nitrogen regulatory protein P-II yields the protein MKKIDAIIKPFKLDDVREALAEVGITGMTVTEVKGFGRQKGHTELYRGAEYMVDFLPKVKIEIVVGDDIVDTCVDTIIRTAQTGKIGDGKIFVFDVARVVRIRTGEEDDAAI from the coding sequence ATGAAAAAGATTGATGCGATTATTAAACCTTTCAAACTGGATGATGTGCGTGAAGCGCTGGCTGAAGTCGGCATCACCGGGATGACGGTAACGGAAGTGAAGGGTTTTGGTCGCCAGAAAGGCCACACCGAACTCTACCGTGGCGCAGAGTATATGGTGGATTTTCTGCCGAAGGTGAAGATTGAGATCGTGGTGGGCGACGACATTGTCGACACCTGTGTCGATACCATTATCCGTACCGCGCAGACCGGTAAAATTGGCGACGGCAAAATCTTCGTCTTTGACGTTGCGCGCGTAGTGCGTATCCGTACCGGCGAAGAAGACGACGCCGCCATCTGA
- the qseE gene encoding two component system sensor histidine kinase QseE/GlrK gives MKRWPAFPRSLRQLVIMAFLLILLPLLVLAWQAWQSLNALSAQALLTNRTTLIDARRSEAMTNAALEMERSYRQYCVLDDATLERVYQNQRKRYSEMLDAHAGVLPDDRLYQALRQDLNDLAQLQCTNSGPSSAASAQLEAFAAANTEMVQSTRAVVFSRGQQLQLEIAERGQFFGWQALVLFLVSLALMLLFTRMIIGPVKGIERMINRLGEGRPLAQSVVFNGPRELRYVGERIIWLSERLAWLESQRHQFLRHISHELKTPLASMREGTELLADQVVGPLSPEQKEVVEILDASSRNLQKLIEQLLDYNRKLAGGSVVLEAVELAPLVEMVLSAHSLPARAKMMHTEIALDATTCQAEPMLLMSVLDNLYSNAVHYGAESGTIRLHSYSTGARLRIDVANTGTPIPEAEREMIFEPFFQGSHQRKGAVKGSGLGLSIARDCIRRMQGELYLVADSRDGVCFRIELPLVAPEKPTQ, from the coding sequence TTGAAACGCTGGCCCGCTTTTCCCCGCTCCTTACGCCAACTGGTGATAATGGCGTTCCTGCTTATTTTACTGCCGCTACTGGTGTTAGCCTGGCAAGCATGGCAGAGCCTGAATGCCCTCAGCGCCCAGGCGCTGCTAACCAACCGCACTACGCTGATTGACGCCCGTCGCAGTGAGGCGATGACCAATGCTGCGCTGGAGATGGAACGCAGTTATCGCCAGTACTGCGTGCTGGATGACGCCACCCTTGAGCGGGTCTATCAGAATCAACGCAAGCGCTACAGCGAAATGCTGGATGCCCACGCCGGCGTTTTACCCGATGACCGGCTCTACCAGGCGCTGCGCCAGGATCTGAACGATCTCGCGCAGTTGCAATGCACCAACAGCGGCCCGTCGTCCGCCGCATCTGCGCAGCTGGAGGCGTTTGCGGCGGCGAATACGGAAATGGTGCAGTCGACCCGCGCCGTCGTCTTCTCGCGCGGGCAGCAGCTCCAGCTGGAGATTGCCGAGCGCGGCCAGTTCTTTGGCTGGCAGGCGCTGGTGCTCTTTCTGGTCAGCCTGGCGCTGATGCTGCTTTTTACCCGCATGATTATCGGCCCGGTAAAGGGCATCGAGCGGATGATCAACCGGCTGGGAGAGGGGCGACCGCTGGCGCAAAGCGTGGTGTTTAACGGCCCGCGCGAACTGCGCTATGTCGGCGAGCGCATCATCTGGCTGAGTGAACGGCTGGCATGGCTTGAGTCGCAGCGCCACCAGTTTTTGCGCCATATCTCCCATGAGCTAAAAACGCCGCTTGCCAGCATGCGCGAAGGGACTGAGCTGCTTGCTGACCAGGTAGTCGGGCCGCTGTCGCCGGAGCAGAAAGAGGTGGTTGAGATCCTCGACGCCAGCAGCCGCAATCTGCAAAAATTGATTGAACAGCTGCTTGATTACAACCGCAAGCTGGCCGGCGGCTCGGTTGTGCTGGAAGCGGTGGAGCTGGCGCCGCTGGTGGAGATGGTGCTCTCAGCCCACAGTCTGCCAGCGAGAGCTAAAATGATGCATACCGAGATAGCCCTCGATGCGACGACCTGTCAGGCAGAGCCAATGCTGTTGATGAGCGTGCTGGATAATCTTTACTCCAACGCGGTGCACTATGGGGCTGAATCCGGTACCATTCGTCTGCACAGTTATAGTACCGGCGCACGGTTGCGCATTGATGTAGCGAATACCGGCACCCCGATCCCCGAGGCGGAGCGCGAGATGATTTTTGAGCCCTTCTTTCAGGGAAGCCATCAACGAAAAGGCGCGGTTAAGGGCAGCGGGCTGGGGTTGAGCATCGCCAGAGACTGTATCCGCCGAATGCAGGGTGAACTGTATCTGGTGGCGGACAGCAGGGACGGTGTCTGTTTCCGTATTGAGCTACCGCTCGTCGCGCCGGAAAAACCAACACAATGA
- the glyA gene encoding serine hydroxymethyltransferase, which translates to MLKREMNIADYDAELWQAMEQEKVRQEEHIELIASENYTSPRVMQAQGSQLTNKYAEGYPGKRYYGGCEYVDIVEQLAIDRAKELFGADYANVQPHSGSQANFAVYTTLLEPGDTVLGMNLAHGGHLTHGSPVNFSGKLYNIVPYGIDETGHIDYNELNEQAQKHKPKMIIGGFSAYSGVVDWAKMREIADSIGAYLFVDMAHVAGLIAAGVYPNPVPHAHVVTTTTHKTLAGPRGGLILAKGGSEELYKKLNSAVFPGGQGGPLMHVIAGKAVALKEAMEPEFKTYQQQVAKNAKAMVEVFLARGYNVVSGGTDNHLFLLDLVDKNLTGKEADAALGRANITVNKNSVPNDPKSPFVTSGIRIGSPAVTRRGFKEAEVKELAGWMCDVLDSINDEAVIERTKQKVLDICARFPVYA; encoded by the coding sequence ATGTTAAAGCGTGAAATGAACATTGCCGATTATGATGCCGAATTGTGGCAGGCTATGGAGCAGGAGAAAGTACGTCAGGAAGAGCACATTGAACTGATCGCCTCCGAAAACTACACCAGCCCGCGCGTTATGCAGGCGCAGGGATCTCAGCTGACCAACAAATATGCCGAGGGTTACCCGGGCAAGCGTTATTACGGCGGCTGTGAATATGTCGATATCGTTGAACAGCTGGCAATTGACCGCGCGAAAGAGCTGTTTGGCGCTGATTACGCCAACGTTCAGCCGCACTCTGGCTCACAGGCTAACTTCGCTGTCTACACCACGCTGCTGGAGCCGGGCGATACCGTGCTTGGTATGAACCTGGCGCACGGCGGTCACCTGACTCACGGCTCTCCGGTTAACTTCTCCGGCAAACTCTACAATATCGTTCCTTACGGCATCGATGAAACGGGCCACATTGATTACAACGAACTCAATGAGCAGGCGCAAAAACACAAGCCGAAAATGATCATCGGCGGCTTCTCTGCTTACTCCGGCGTGGTTGACTGGGCCAAAATGCGCGAAATCGCTGACAGCATCGGCGCGTACCTGTTTGTCGATATGGCACACGTTGCCGGTCTGATTGCTGCAGGCGTCTACCCGAACCCGGTTCCGCATGCGCACGTTGTTACTACCACTACCCACAAAACCCTGGCGGGTCCGCGCGGCGGCCTGATCCTGGCGAAGGGCGGCAGCGAAGAGCTGTACAAAAAACTGAACTCTGCCGTCTTCCCTGGTGGCCAGGGCGGCCCGCTGATGCACGTTATCGCCGGTAAAGCGGTGGCGCTGAAAGAGGCGATGGAGCCGGAGTTCAAAACCTATCAGCAACAGGTTGCGAAAAACGCCAAAGCGATGGTGGAAGTGTTCCTTGCACGCGGCTACAACGTCGTTTCCGGCGGTACTGATAACCACCTGTTCCTGCTGGATCTGGTTGATAAAAACCTGACCGGTAAAGAAGCAGATGCTGCGCTGGGCCGTGCCAACATCACGGTGAACAAAAACAGCGTGCCGAACGATCCGAAGAGTCCGTTTGTCACCTCCGGTATCCGTATCGGTAGCCCGGCGGTAACTCGTCGCGGCTTCAAAGAAGCTGAAGTCAAAGAGCTGGCAGGCTGGATGTGCGACGTGCTGGACAGCATCAACGACGAAGCGGTGATTGAGCGCACCAAACAGAAAGTGCTGGATATCTGCGCCCGTTTCCCGGTTTACGCATAA
- a CDS encoding 3-phenylpropionate MFS transporter: MVLQSTRWLALAYFTYFFSYGIFLPFWGVWLKGVGLTPEIIGMLLGAGLVARFLGSLLIAPRVSDPSRLITALRVLGLATLIFAMAFYAGSHVAWLAVVIVGFNLFFSPLVPLTDALAGTWQKQFPMDYGRVRVWGSIAFVIGSALTGKLVSLYDYRAILVMLSLGTASMLLGMLLRPTILPQGENRQQDGAGWPAWRSLIMQNWRFLACVSLLQGAHAAYYGFSAIYWQSVGYSASTVGYLWSLGVVAEVVIFTLSNRLFRRFSARDLLLLSAVCGLVRWSLMGWTTALPWLIVAQILHCGTFTVCHLAAMRYISARQGSEVIRLQAVYSAVAMGGSIALMTMIAGFLFEHLHQGLFFIMALLALPALVLRPTVAAQKGSPQA; encoded by the coding sequence ATGGTTCTGCAGTCAACGCGCTGGCTGGCGCTCGCTTATTTCACCTACTTTTTCAGTTACGGCATCTTCTTACCCTTCTGGGGTGTCTGGCTCAAAGGCGTTGGGTTAACCCCGGAAATCATCGGTATGCTGCTTGGTGCTGGTCTCGTTGCCCGTTTTCTCGGTAGCCTGTTGATTGCCCCGCGCGTAAGTGACCCCTCCCGTTTAATCACCGCTCTGCGCGTGCTGGGTCTGGCTACGCTAATCTTTGCGATGGCCTTTTACGCCGGAAGCCATGTCGCCTGGCTGGCGGTGGTGATTGTCGGCTTTAACCTCTTCTTCTCGCCGCTGGTGCCGCTGACGGATGCGCTGGCAGGCACCTGGCAAAAACAGTTTCCAATGGATTATGGCCGCGTCAGGGTGTGGGGATCGATCGCCTTTGTGATTGGCTCAGCGCTGACTGGCAAGCTGGTGAGCCTCTACGATTACCGGGCGATTCTGGTGATGCTGTCGCTGGGCACGGCCTCAATGCTACTCGGCATGCTGCTGCGCCCGACGATCCTGCCGCAGGGTGAAAACCGCCAGCAGGATGGCGCGGGCTGGCCCGCCTGGCGCAGCTTGATTATGCAGAACTGGCGCTTTCTCGCCTGCGTCTCGTTGTTGCAGGGCGCGCACGCGGCCTATTACGGTTTCAGCGCGATCTACTGGCAGTCGGTGGGCTACTCTGCCTCAACGGTAGGCTATTTGTGGTCGCTCGGCGTGGTGGCAGAAGTGGTGATTTTTACGCTCAGCAACCGTCTCTTCCGCCGCTTCAGCGCGCGCGATCTGCTGCTGCTTTCGGCGGTTTGCGGGCTGGTTCGCTGGAGCCTGATGGGCTGGACCACTGCGCTGCCGTGGCTGATTGTCGCGCAGATCCTGCACTGCGGCACCTTCACGGTTTGCCACCTGGCGGCGATGCGTTACATCTCAGCTCGCCAGGGGAGCGAAGTGATTCGACTCCAGGCGGTCTACTCTGCCGTGGCGATGGGGGGAAGTATTGCCCTGATGACGATGATCGCCGGGTTCCTCTTTGAACATCTGCACCAGGGGCTGTTCTTTATTATGGCGTTGCTGGCACTGCCAGCGCTGGTCCTGCGTCCAACGGTCGCCGCGCAGAAGGGGAGCCCTCAAGCATAA
- the qseG gene encoding two-component system QseEF-associated lipoprotein QseG, which produces MNINLVSMSHLFSRVVNAMTQQSGWLRALPCLLLAGCVTQTPQSAIHDNKKPQLPDRQLADFLLTDCNDIWTLSGQSVESNPLFWLRGMDCAQRLSPAAARAEARSWSDNTWQANFRRGILLSNAKISPLERRDYTERLDALSPAIPAQVRPLFELWRDGEKAQLQLAEERSRYSKLQQSADSELDRLRGEQQFLHEQLDTTTRKLENLTDIERRLSIRKPAPTDMPDSAHPAKSDAEQQQEAKP; this is translated from the coding sequence ATGAATATAAATCTGGTGAGTATGTCGCATCTCTTTTCCCGCGTGGTCAACGCGATGACACAGCAATCGGGCTGGCTGCGCGCGCTTCCTTGCCTGCTGCTGGCAGGCTGCGTGACACAAACGCCGCAAAGCGCCATTCATGATAATAAAAAACCGCAGCTTCCCGATCGCCAGCTGGCCGACTTTTTATTAACGGATTGCAACGATATCTGGACCCTCTCGGGACAGAGCGTTGAGAGTAATCCGCTGTTCTGGCTGCGCGGTATGGATTGCGCCCAGCGCTTGTCGCCAGCGGCTGCACGGGCTGAAGCGCGGTCATGGTCCGATAATACCTGGCAGGCGAACTTCCGCCGCGGCATTTTGCTCTCGAATGCCAAAATCTCTCCGCTCGAACGCCGCGACTATACCGAGCGCCTTGATGCCTTAAGCCCGGCGATCCCGGCGCAGGTGCGCCCGCTGTTTGAGCTCTGGCGCGATGGCGAAAAAGCACAGTTGCAGTTAGCCGAAGAGCGCAGCCGCTACAGTAAATTGCAGCAATCTGCCGACAGCGAGCTGGACAGACTGCGCGGCGAGCAGCAGTTCCTGCATGAGCAACTTGATACCACTACCCGCAAGCTGGAAAACCTCACCGATATTGAACGGCGTCTCTCCATTCGCAAACCGGCTCCCACCGATATGCCGGACAGCGCCCATCCGGCGAAAAGCGATGCCGAGCAGCAGCAGGAGGCGAAACCATGA
- the hmpA gene encoding NO-inducible flavohemoprotein — protein MLDAQTIATVKSTLPLLAATGPKLTAHFYERMFQHNPELKEIFNMSNQRNGDQREALFNAIAAYAANIDNLSALLPAVEKIAQKHTSFQIQPQQYDIVGEHLLATLDEMFQPGQEVLDAWGKAYGVLAGVFINREAEIYREHADKKGGWEGTRAFRLVERVPRSALITSFEFEPVDGQPVADYRPGQYLAVWLKPEGFPHQEIRQYSLTREPNGKSYRIAVKREAGGQVSNWLHDKAKPGDILWLAAPAGDFFLDVSPQTPVSLISAGVGQTPMLAMLHHLAHSHHRAQVNWFHAAENGDVHAFTDEVSELGASLAHFYQHVWYRQPNAADEQAARFNSTGLMALAKMKDRLSDGEMQFYLCGPVAFMQFAAEQLVTLGVGSDRIHYECFGPHKVL, from the coding sequence ATGCTCGACGCTCAGACCATCGCTACCGTTAAATCCACTCTCCCACTGCTCGCTGCTACCGGCCCGAAATTGACCGCTCACTTCTACGAACGGATGTTTCAGCACAACCCCGAGCTTAAAGAGATCTTCAATATGAGCAACCAGCGCAATGGCGATCAGCGTGAAGCGCTGTTTAACGCCATTGCCGCTTACGCCGCGAATATCGACAATCTTTCCGCCCTGCTGCCCGCCGTTGAAAAAATTGCCCAGAAGCACACCAGCTTCCAGATCCAGCCCCAGCAATATGACATCGTCGGCGAGCATCTGCTGGCAACCCTTGATGAGATGTTCCAGCCGGGGCAAGAGGTGCTGGACGCGTGGGGCAAAGCTTACGGCGTGCTGGCGGGTGTATTTATCAATCGTGAAGCGGAGATTTACCGCGAGCACGCCGATAAAAAAGGGGGCTGGGAGGGGACGCGTGCGTTCCGCCTGGTGGAGCGAGTGCCGCGCAGTGCGCTGATCACCAGTTTTGAGTTTGAGCCGGTCGACGGCCAGCCGGTCGCCGATTACCGGCCGGGTCAATACCTTGCCGTGTGGCTGAAACCGGAAGGTTTTCCCCATCAGGAGATCCGCCAGTACTCTCTCACCCGCGAGCCGAACGGCAAAAGCTACCGAATTGCGGTGAAGCGTGAAGCGGGCGGTCAGGTCTCAAACTGGCTGCACGATAAAGCGAAGCCTGGCGATATTCTCTGGCTTGCCGCACCAGCAGGCGATTTTTTCCTTGATGTCAGCCCGCAAACGCCGGTATCGCTCATCTCCGCAGGCGTGGGCCAGACGCCGATGCTGGCGATGCTGCACCATCTGGCGCACAGCCATCACCGCGCGCAGGTTAACTGGTTCCATGCGGCGGAAAACGGCGATGTGCATGCCTTTACCGATGAGGTAAGCGAGCTGGGTGCCAGCCTGGCGCACTTTTATCAGCATGTCTGGTATCGCCAGCCAAACGCAGCGGATGAGCAGGCCGCGCGGTTTAACAGCACCGGACTGATGGCGCTTGCAAAGATGAAAGATCGGCTGAGCGACGGGGAGATGCAGTTCTATCTCTGCGGGCCGGTGGCATTTATGCAGTTCGCAGCAGAGCAGTTGGTGACGCTGGGTGTGGGAAGCGATCGCATTCACTATGAGTGTTTTGGGCCGCACAAGGTGCTGTAA
- the glrR gene encoding two-component system response regulator GlrR, producing the protein MTNRKPAHLLLVDDDPGLLKLLGLRLTSEGYSIVTAESGQEGLRILAREKVDLVISDLRMDEMDGMQLFAEIQRLQPGMPVIILTAHGSIPDAVAATQQGVFSFLTKPVDKDALYKAIDDALEHSGSASDDQWRETIVTRSPLMLRLLEQARMVAQSDVSVLINGQSGTGKEVLAQAIHNASPRSKNAFIAINCGALPEQLLESELFGHARGAFTGAVSSREGLFQAAEGGTLFLDEIGDMPIPLQVKLLRVLQERKVRPLGSNRDIDINVRIISATHRDLPKAMARGEFREDLYYRLNVVSLKIPALAERAEDIPLLANHLLRQSADRHKPFVRAFSTDAMKRLMTASWPGNVRQLVNVIEQCVALTSSPVISDALVEQALEGENTALPTFVEARNQFELNYLRKLLQITKGNVTHAARMAGRNRTEFYKLLSRHELDANDFKE; encoded by the coding sequence ATGACCAATCGCAAACCGGCACACCTGCTGCTGGTGGATGACGATCCGGGCCTGCTGAAACTGCTCGGGCTGCGCCTGACCAGCGAAGGCTACAGTATTGTCACCGCTGAAAGCGGGCAGGAGGGGTTACGCATTCTCGCCCGTGAGAAGGTTGACCTGGTGATAAGCGACCTGCGTATGGATGAGATGGATGGCATGCAGCTCTTCGCCGAGATCCAACGCCTGCAGCCAGGAATGCCGGTGATAATTCTGACCGCGCATGGTTCCATTCCTGATGCTGTTGCCGCCACGCAGCAGGGGGTCTTCAGCTTTCTCACCAAACCGGTAGATAAAGACGCGCTCTACAAAGCTATCGACGATGCGCTGGAGCACAGCGGCTCCGCCAGTGACGATCAGTGGCGCGAAACTATTGTTACCCGCAGCCCATTGATGTTGCGCCTGCTTGAACAGGCGCGGATGGTGGCGCAGTCGGACGTCAGCGTGCTGATTAACGGCCAGAGCGGCACCGGTAAAGAGGTGCTGGCGCAGGCGATCCACAATGCCAGCCCACGCAGTAAAAATGCCTTTATCGCCATCAACTGCGGCGCGCTGCCGGAGCAGCTGCTGGAATCAGAACTCTTCGGTCACGCGCGCGGGGCGTTTACCGGCGCGGTAAGCAGCCGGGAAGGGCTGTTCCAGGCGGCAGAGGGCGGGACACTGTTTCTTGATGAGATTGGCGATATGCCGATCCCCTTACAGGTCAAACTCCTGCGCGTATTGCAGGAGCGCAAGGTGCGCCCGCTCGGCAGCAACCGGGATATCGATATCAATGTGCGCATTATTTCGGCGACGCACCGCGATCTGCCAAAAGCGATGGCGCGCGGCGAGTTTCGTGAAGATCTCTACTATCGTCTCAATGTGGTGAGCCTGAAGATCCCGGCGTTGGCGGAGCGCGCGGAGGATATTCCGCTGCTTGCTAACCACCTTCTGCGCCAGTCGGCGGACCGCCATAAGCCGTTTGTGCGCGCTTTTTCCACCGATGCGATGAAGCGGCTGATGACCGCCAGCTGGCCCGGTAACGTGCGCCAGCTGGTGAACGTGATTGAGCAGTGCGTGGCGCTCACCTCGTCGCCGGTGATCAGCGATGCGCTGGTCGAGCAGGCGCTGGAAGGGGAGAACACCGCGCTGCCGACCTTTGTTGAAGCGCGTAACCAGTTTGAACTCAACTACCTGCGCAAGCTATTGCAAATCACCAAAGGCAATGTGACGCACGCCGCGCGGATGGCGGGGCGCAACCGCACCGAGTTTTATAAACTGCTCTCGCGCCATGAACTGGATGCCAATGACTTTAAAGAGTAA